The proteins below are encoded in one region of Aeromonas jandaei:
- the cmoB gene encoding tRNA 5-methoxyuridine(34)/uridine 5-oxyacetic acid(34) synthase CmoB encodes MIDFANFYQLIAKNRLSHWLHTLPAQLHAWQHDNQHGDLPRWNRALNKLPAVAPDHVELKSRVEIGSAESLGEGERKKVESLLRHFMPWRKGPFTVHGIHIDTEWRSDWKWDRVLPHISPLEGRYVLDVGCGSGYHLWRMVGEGAKLAVGIDPSPLFLCQFEAIRHFAGNDQRAHLLPLGIQELPELRAFDTVFSMGVLYHRKSPIEHIEQLRNQLKDDGELVLETLVIDGGVNDVLMPTDRYGKMRNVWFIPSSAALKLWVERCGFTDVRIVDENMTSTDEQRRTDWMINESLSDYLDPDNTALTVEGHPAPKRAVLIARKAKD; translated from the coding sequence ATGATCGACTTTGCCAACTTCTATCAACTGATCGCCAAGAACCGGCTGAGCCACTGGCTGCATACCCTGCCCGCCCAGCTGCACGCCTGGCAACACGACAACCAGCACGGCGATCTGCCGCGCTGGAACCGCGCCCTCAACAAGCTGCCGGCCGTCGCCCCCGACCACGTCGAGCTGAAAAGCCGGGTCGAAATAGGCTCGGCCGAGAGCCTGGGTGAAGGGGAGCGCAAGAAGGTCGAGAGCCTGCTGCGCCACTTCATGCCCTGGCGCAAGGGGCCGTTCACCGTGCACGGCATCCATATCGACACCGAGTGGCGCTCCGACTGGAAGTGGGATCGGGTATTGCCCCATATCAGCCCGCTCGAAGGCCGCTACGTGCTGGATGTGGGCTGCGGCAGCGGCTATCACCTCTGGCGCATGGTGGGTGAAGGGGCCAAGCTCGCGGTCGGCATCGATCCGAGCCCGCTGTTCCTCTGCCAGTTCGAGGCGATTCGCCACTTCGCCGGCAACGACCAGCGTGCCCACCTGCTGCCGCTCGGGATTCAGGAGCTGCCGGAGCTGCGGGCGTTTGACACCGTCTTCTCCATGGGGGTGCTCTATCACCGCAAATCCCCCATCGAGCACATCGAGCAGCTGCGCAACCAGCTCAAGGATGATGGCGAGCTGGTGCTGGAGACGCTGGTGATTGACGGCGGTGTCAATGATGTGCTGATGCCCACCGACCGCTACGGCAAGATGCGCAACGTCTGGTTTATTCCATCCAGCGCCGCCCTCAAACTGTGGGTCGAGCGTTGCGGCTTCACCGATGTGCGGATTGTCGATGAAAATATGACCAGCACGGACGAACAGCGTCGTACCGACTGGATGATTAATGAATCCCTGAGTGATTATCTGGACCCAGACAATACGGCACTCACTGTAGAAGGACATCCGGCACCGAAACGTGCCGTACTGATTGCCAGAAAGGCCAAAGACTAG
- a CDS encoding ATP-dependent zinc protease: protein MNDMKSKLKGMTLLSLLSLGGCVNMEKAPQVPALTLAELRSELSQSEQRLQTSMEQQQKQYVQQQHLLVQLNTDVTNMKESVKQVDHKIAALPSEPPKPMAVPAEKCPVPNQGHTIDGKLMVGEAEWIWVDAANDAFQARVDTGATTSSISAQEITIFERNGKNWVRFLLSHQDADDKIQIEAPLVRHVRVRQASADDLDRRPVVRLTVRIGDMTEKAEFTLKDRSDMAFPVLLGREFLKDIAVVDVAREYIQPKPKLKDVK from the coding sequence ATGAATGACATGAAAAGCAAATTAAAAGGAATGACCCTGCTCTCCCTGCTCAGTCTCGGCGGGTGTGTCAATATGGAAAAAGCGCCCCAGGTTCCTGCACTGACACTGGCCGAGTTGCGTAGCGAGCTGAGCCAGAGCGAGCAGCGCCTGCAAACATCCATGGAGCAGCAACAGAAGCAGTATGTGCAGCAACAGCACCTGCTGGTTCAGCTCAATACAGATGTCACCAATATGAAAGAGTCCGTCAAACAAGTAGATCACAAGATCGCCGCCCTTCCCTCCGAGCCGCCCAAGCCGATGGCGGTACCAGCCGAGAAGTGCCCGGTGCCCAATCAGGGTCACACCATCGATGGCAAGCTGATGGTGGGTGAAGCGGAGTGGATCTGGGTCGATGCCGCCAACGACGCTTTCCAGGCGCGGGTCGACACCGGTGCCACCACCTCCTCCATCAGCGCTCAGGAGATCACCATTTTCGAGCGCAACGGCAAAAACTGGGTTCGCTTCCTGCTGAGCCATCAGGACGCCGACGACAAGATCCAGATCGAAGCCCCGCTGGTACGCCACGTGCGGGTACGTCAGGCCTCTGCCGACGATCTCGACCGCCGTCCCGTGGTCCGTCTGACCGTGCGCATCGGCGACATGACCGAGAAGGCCGAATTTACCCTGAAAGATCGTAGCGACATGGCCTTCCCCGTGCTGCTGGGTCGTGAATTCCTGAAAGATATCGCTGTGGTCGATGTGGCCCGCGAATATATCCAACCAAAACCCAAGCTCAAGGATGTGAAATAA
- a CDS encoding D-serine ammonia-lyase, protein MKNIDVQQLTAQFPLVQSLIALEPVTWFNPNTTTLAAGLPYVGLDNNNVADASARLARFAPYMCEAFPETRASNGILESDIAAIPAMQATLNQRYGVEVTGRLLLKKDSHLPISGSIKARGGIYEVLAHAEQLAIKAGLLREEDDYRKLFSDEFRQFFSQYSIAVGSTGNLGMSIGIMSAKLGFTVTVHMSADAREWKKRKLREHGAIVVEYAEDYGVAVEQGRKEAERDPNCFFIDDENSRTLFLGYSVAGERVKTQFDQMGIKVDADHPLFVYLPCGVGGGPGGVAFGLKLAFGDHVHCLFAEPTHSPCMLLGVHTGLHDAIAVQDLGIDNLTAADGLAVGRASGFVGRAMERLLDGFYTLSDQEMYDLLGLLARDEQIKLEPSALAGMAGPWRVAADPAWQTAQGLDAATMARATHLVWATGGGMVPAEEMTKYLAAANI, encoded by the coding sequence ATGAAAAACATCGACGTACAACAGCTCACAGCGCAATTTCCACTGGTGCAATCCCTGATCGCGCTAGAGCCAGTCACCTGGTTCAACCCCAACACCACCACTCTGGCTGCCGGTCTGCCCTATGTGGGGCTCGATAATAACAATGTGGCGGACGCTTCCGCTCGGCTGGCCCGCTTCGCCCCCTACATGTGCGAAGCCTTCCCCGAGACCCGCGCCAGCAACGGTATTCTGGAGTCCGACATCGCCGCCATTCCGGCGATGCAGGCCACGCTCAACCAGCGTTACGGCGTTGAAGTCACCGGTAGACTGCTGCTGAAAAAAGATAGCCACCTGCCCATCTCCGGCTCCATCAAGGCGCGCGGCGGCATCTACGAGGTGCTGGCCCATGCCGAGCAGCTGGCCATCAAAGCCGGTCTGCTGCGAGAAGAGGATGACTACCGCAAGCTCTTTAGCGACGAGTTCCGCCAGTTCTTCAGCCAGTACAGCATCGCAGTGGGCTCCACCGGCAACCTTGGCATGTCCATCGGCATCATGAGCGCCAAGCTGGGCTTTACCGTTACCGTCCACATGTCGGCCGATGCGCGGGAGTGGAAGAAGCGAAAATTGCGCGAACATGGCGCCATCGTGGTCGAATATGCCGAAGATTACGGGGTTGCGGTGGAACAGGGGCGCAAAGAGGCCGAGCGGGATCCCAACTGCTTCTTTATCGATGACGAGAACTCCCGCACCCTGTTCCTCGGCTACTCGGTGGCGGGCGAGCGGGTGAAAACGCAGTTCGACCAGATGGGCATCAAGGTGGATGCCGACCACCCGCTGTTTGTCTATTTGCCCTGTGGCGTAGGCGGCGGCCCGGGCGGGGTGGCCTTTGGTCTCAAGCTCGCGTTCGGTGATCATGTCCACTGTCTGTTTGCCGAGCCGACCCACTCCCCCTGCATGCTGCTGGGGGTTCACACCGGACTACACGATGCCATTGCGGTGCAGGATTTGGGTATCGACAACCTCACCGCGGCCGACGGCCTTGCTGTGGGGCGCGCCTCCGGCTTCGTCGGTCGCGCCATGGAGCGGCTGCTCGATGGCTTCTACACCCTGAGCGATCAGGAGATGTATGACCTGCTGGGACTGCTGGCGCGCGATGAGCAGATCAAGCTGGAACCCTCGGCGCTGGCCGGCATGGCTGGCCCGTGGCGCGTAGCCGCCGATCCGGCATGGCAAACCGCGCAGGGACTGGACGCGGCAACCATGGCCCGCGCCACCCATCTGGTGTGGGCCACCGGCGGCGGCATGGTCCCGGCCGAGGAGATGACCAAGTATCTGGCTGCGGCCAACATCTGA
- a CDS encoding alpha-L-glutamate ligase-like protein — MWFWEKYTTPWSLSQAGILGMNKRNHSYISRYNPRSLYPLVDDKLQTKRIALDAGVTVPELIGTIRAQHDVGRITELVKEWPGFCIKPARGSGGKGILVILRQEDGLFYKPNGSASNGQDLERHVSNILAGLYSLGGKPDVALVEGLINFDDVFDGYSFEGVPDARVIIFKGFPVMAMMRLSTSASDGKANLHQGAVGVGLCLRTGRALRAVQFGNPLRHHPDTGLDLYELKVPHWDTLLTLAASCYEMSGLGYIGTDMVLDKFRGPMLLELNARPGLAIQIANGRGLVPNLKTIEKLGQVKMNVEQRVNFAKEHFGVFDE; from the coding sequence ATGTGGTTCTGGGAAAAGTACACCACCCCGTGGAGCCTGTCGCAGGCAGGCATCCTCGGCATGAACAAGCGAAACCACTCCTATATCAGCCGCTACAATCCGCGCAGCCTCTATCCGCTGGTGGATGACAAGCTGCAGACCAAGCGTATTGCGCTCGATGCGGGCGTGACGGTGCCGGAATTGATCGGCACCATCCGCGCCCAGCACGACGTGGGTCGCATTACCGAGCTGGTCAAGGAGTGGCCGGGCTTCTGCATCAAGCCTGCGCGCGGCTCCGGCGGCAAGGGGATCCTGGTGATCCTCCGTCAGGAAGATGGCCTCTTCTACAAACCCAACGGCAGTGCCAGCAACGGTCAGGATCTGGAGCGCCATGTCTCCAACATTCTGGCGGGGCTCTATTCGCTGGGAGGCAAGCCAGACGTGGCGCTGGTCGAAGGCCTCATCAACTTCGATGACGTGTTCGACGGCTACTCGTTTGAAGGGGTACCCGATGCACGGGTGATCATCTTCAAGGGCTTCCCGGTGATGGCGATGATGCGCCTCTCCACCTCAGCCTCCGATGGCAAGGCCAACCTGCACCAGGGTGCAGTAGGTGTCGGGCTCTGCCTGCGTACCGGTCGTGCCCTGCGGGCGGTGCAGTTTGGCAATCCGCTGCGCCACCATCCGGATACCGGCCTCGATCTTTATGAGCTCAAGGTGCCCCACTGGGATACCCTGCTGACGCTGGCCGCCTCCTGCTACGAGATGTCGGGTCTGGGCTATATCGGTACCGACATGGTGCTCGACAAGTTCCGCGGCCCCATGCTGCTGGAACTCAACGCCCGCCCGGGTCTGGCCATTCAAATCGCCAACGGCCGTGGTCTGGTGCCCAACCTCAAGACCATCGAGAAGCTGGGTCAGGTGAAGATGAACGTGGAGCAGCGGGTCAACTTCGCCAAGGAGCACTTCGGGGTCTTTGACGAATAG
- the dsdX gene encoding D-serine transporter DsdX, whose translation MSSEVWVIATLLSSIVLIVVTIVKGKIHPFLALLLASFYVGTLMGMEPLKMVSAMEEGIGGTLGFLAAVIGLGTILGKMMEVSGAAERIGLALQRCHWLSPDVIMVLVGLVCGITLFVEVGVVLLIPLAFSIARKTNTSLLKLAIPLCTALMAVHCIVPPHPAALYVTNQLGADVGSVIVYGLAVGLFASLIGGPLFLKLLGNRLPFKGVPDAFADIKARDEATLPTLSASLFTVLLPILLMLAKTVAELNMDHASHLYTVLEFIGNPITAMFIAAFTAYYVLGIRQQMKMEGLLNKTEECFSSIANILLIIGAGGAFNGVLKASGLGDSLATILSQLDMHPILLAWLVAIVLHAAVGSATVAMMGATAIVSPIMVHYPNISPEIMTLAIGSGAIGCTMVTDSLFWLVKQYCGATLNETLKYYTTATFVASLMALAGTFLLSFIV comes from the coding sequence ATGAGTTCAGAGGTATGGGTCATCGCTACCTTGCTAAGTAGCATCGTTCTTATCGTGGTCACCATAGTAAAGGGCAAGATCCACCCCTTTCTTGCCCTGCTGTTGGCCAGCTTCTATGTGGGCACCCTGATGGGGATGGAGCCCCTCAAGATGGTCAGCGCCATGGAAGAGGGAATTGGCGGCACGCTCGGCTTTCTCGCCGCCGTCATCGGCCTTGGCACCATACTCGGCAAGATGATGGAGGTGTCGGGCGCGGCGGAGCGTATCGGCCTCGCCCTGCAGAGATGCCACTGGCTCTCGCCGGATGTCATCATGGTGCTGGTTGGTCTGGTATGTGGCATCACCCTGTTCGTCGAAGTTGGCGTGGTACTGCTGATCCCACTGGCCTTCTCCATCGCCCGCAAGACCAACACCTCGCTGCTCAAGCTGGCCATTCCGCTCTGCACCGCCCTGATGGCCGTGCACTGCATCGTACCGCCGCACCCTGCTGCCCTCTATGTCACCAATCAGCTGGGCGCCGATGTGGGTTCCGTCATCGTCTATGGTCTGGCGGTCGGCCTCTTCGCCTCTCTTATCGGCGGCCCTCTGTTCCTTAAACTGCTGGGTAACCGGCTCCCGTTCAAGGGGGTACCCGATGCCTTTGCCGACATCAAGGCGCGCGATGAGGCCACTCTCCCGACCTTGAGCGCCTCGCTCTTTACCGTGCTGCTGCCCATCCTGCTGATGCTGGCCAAGACGGTCGCCGAGCTCAACATGGATCACGCCAGCCACCTCTACACCGTGCTGGAATTTATCGGCAACCCCATCACCGCCATGTTTATCGCAGCCTTCACCGCCTACTACGTGCTGGGGATCCGCCAGCAGATGAAGATGGAGGGACTGCTTAACAAGACCGAGGAGTGCTTCTCCTCCATCGCCAACATTCTGCTCATCATCGGTGCGGGTGGCGCTTTCAACGGGGTGCTCAAGGCAAGCGGCCTGGGCGATAGCCTGGCCACCATCCTCTCCCAGCTGGATATGCACCCCATTCTTCTGGCCTGGCTGGTTGCCATCGTGCTGCACGCCGCCGTGGGCTCCGCCACCGTCGCCATGATGGGCGCCACCGCCATCGTCTCCCCCATCATGGTGCACTACCCGAACATCAGCCCGGAGATCATGACCCTGGCCATCGGCTCAGGCGCCATTGGCTGCACCATGGTGACCGACTCTCTGTTCTGGCTGGTCAAACAGTATTGCGGTGCCACCCTGAACGAAACACTCAAGTACTACACCACCGCCACCTTTGTTGCCTCCCTGATGGCGCTGGCCGGTACTTTCCTGCTCTCCTTTATCGTGTAA
- a CDS encoding inactive transglutaminase family protein, translating into MVSRKPFYLLVALLYIVGLGMTIYHHIALDVPLTPGEKRQIWSIEAKLEFEATGEPVIASLAIPGTQPGFTLMNENAASPGYGLSFVEKDGDARAEWSIRTASGRQELYYRVDMMADAHAKPAANPQPPAIEKQIESEPYATAMKQILERAQERSADGYTLTREIIKEIEKQEQNAELLKKHKSRANLIAELLNNADVPARVVHALSLEDGRRRQELVDYLQVFNSPTDYKLFNPQTGEQGRPGNLLLWEYNSGSLLDVTGGHNSKVSFSMIEQEQPVSVALAQKFEKSEMMNFSIHSLPLEEQTLFKGLLLIPIGVLMVVFLRVIVGIKTSGTFMPVLIAVAFIQTQLITGLVGFLLIVGTGLVIRSYLSRLNLLLVARISAIIIMVISLIGVFSAFAFKLGLTDGMKITFFPMIILSWTIERMSILWEEEGPKEVFRQGGGSLLVAVIAYLAMDNELIRHLTFNFLGLQLVLMATVLLMGNYTGYKLSELKRFKPLVDEMRSGATPGKDK; encoded by the coding sequence ATGGTTTCCCGTAAGCCGTTCTATTTGCTGGTAGCCCTGCTGTACATTGTCGGCCTGGGGATGACGATCTATCACCACATCGCGTTGGACGTTCCGCTCACGCCCGGTGAAAAGCGCCAGATCTGGTCTATCGAAGCCAAGCTGGAGTTTGAAGCCACCGGTGAGCCGGTGATCGCCTCCCTGGCCATTCCGGGTACCCAGCCCGGCTTTACCCTGATGAACGAAAACGCCGCCAGCCCCGGCTACGGCCTCTCCTTCGTCGAGAAGGATGGCGATGCACGCGCCGAGTGGTCGATCCGCACCGCCTCCGGCCGTCAGGAGCTCTACTACCGCGTCGACATGATGGCGGATGCGCACGCCAAGCCGGCTGCCAACCCGCAGCCGCCCGCCATCGAAAAGCAGATCGAGAGCGAGCCCTACGCCACCGCCATGAAGCAGATCCTGGAACGCGCTCAGGAGCGCTCTGCCGACGGCTACACCCTGACTCGCGAGATCATCAAGGAGATCGAGAAGCAGGAGCAGAACGCCGAGCTGCTGAAAAAGCACAAGAGCCGCGCCAACCTGATCGCCGAGCTGCTCAACAATGCTGACGTACCGGCCCGCGTCGTCCACGCCCTGAGCCTGGAAGATGGTCGCCGTCGTCAGGAGCTGGTCGATTACCTGCAGGTGTTCAACAGCCCGACCGACTACAAGCTGTTCAACCCCCAGACCGGCGAACAGGGCCGTCCTGGCAACCTGCTGCTGTGGGAATACAACTCCGGCTCACTGCTGGATGTGACTGGCGGCCACAACTCCAAGGTAAGCTTCTCGATGATCGAGCAGGAGCAACCGGTGAGCGTGGCGCTGGCCCAGAAGTTTGAAAAATCGGAGATGATGAACTTCTCCATCCACAGCCTGCCGCTGGAAGAGCAGACCCTGTTCAAGGGCTTGCTGCTGATCCCCATCGGCGTGCTGATGGTGGTATTCCTGCGGGTCATCGTCGGGATCAAGACCTCCGGTACCTTTATGCCGGTGCTGATCGCGGTCGCCTTTATCCAGACCCAGCTGATCACCGGTCTGGTGGGCTTCCTGCTTATCGTCGGCACCGGTCTGGTGATCCGCTCCTACCTGTCGCGGCTCAACTTGCTGCTGGTCGCGCGGATATCGGCCATCATCATCATGGTTATCTCGTTGATCGGGGTCTTCTCGGCGTTCGCCTTCAAGCTGGGGCTGACCGACGGCATGAAGATCACCTTCTTCCCGATGATCATCCTCTCCTGGACCATCGAACGGATGTCCATCCTGTGGGAAGAAGAGGGCCCGAAAGAGGTATTCCGCCAGGGTGGCGGCTCCCTGCTGGTGGCGGTCATCGCCTATCTGGCCATGGATAACGAGCTCATTCGTCACCTCACCTTCAACTTCCTCGGCCTGCAGCTGGTGCTGATGGCGACCGTGCTGTTGATGGGTAACTACACCGGCTACAAGCTGAGCGAACTCAAGCGCTTCAAGCCGCTGGTAGACGAGATGCGTTCCGGTGCCACCCCGGGTAAGGACAAGTAA
- the dsdC gene encoding DNA-binding transcriptional regulator DsdC, translating to MYIADHYISRNKLLNGYQLAKLHTFEAAARHGSFAMAADELSLSPSAVSHRISALEEELGFQLFERFHRKVVLTAEGQRVFWALKSSLEFINQEILEIRNQELSGTLTIYSRPSIAQCWLVPRLADFSRLHPQIELNIVTGNENINLHGYGIDLTLYFDEKVPERLAIHHLMDEFIVPVCSPEYAMQHNLLENPGNLKHCRLLHDRQAWGYDSDGDEWESWARHHGVSLAECRLNMGFDRSDLAIIAAMNHGGIAMGRKNLVSKRLARNELVTPFSGREVKCEQRYYIATLPNRQCPKIQAFIEWAQQTAQETASA from the coding sequence ATGTATATCGCGGATCACTACATATCGCGCAACAAGCTGCTGAATGGCTACCAGCTGGCCAAGCTGCACACCTTCGAGGCGGCAGCGCGCCACGGATCTTTTGCCATGGCAGCCGATGAACTGTCGCTGAGCCCGAGTGCCGTCAGCCACCGGATAAGCGCGCTGGAGGAGGAGCTGGGCTTTCAGCTCTTTGAGCGTTTCCATCGCAAGGTGGTGTTGACGGCGGAAGGGCAGCGGGTGTTCTGGGCGCTCAAGTCATCGCTGGAGTTCATCAATCAGGAGATCCTGGAGATCAGAAATCAGGAGCTCTCGGGCACTCTGACCATCTACTCGCGGCCCTCCATCGCCCAGTGCTGGCTGGTGCCAAGGCTGGCCGACTTCTCAAGACTGCATCCCCAGATCGAGCTGAACATTGTGACTGGCAACGAGAACATCAATCTGCACGGTTATGGCATCGATCTGACCCTCTACTTCGACGAGAAGGTACCGGAGCGGCTCGCCATCCACCATCTGATGGATGAGTTCATAGTGCCGGTTTGCAGCCCCGAATATGCCATGCAACACAACCTGTTGGAGAATCCCGGCAACTTGAAGCACTGTCGGCTGCTGCACGATCGGCAGGCCTGGGGGTATGACTCCGATGGCGATGAGTGGGAGAGTTGGGCACGCCACCACGGAGTGAGCCTCGCTGAATGTCGGCTCAATATGGGCTTTGATCGCTCCGATCTCGCCATCATCGCCGCCATGAATCACGGGGGCATCGCCATGGGACGCAAGAATCTGGTGAGCAAGCGGTTGGCGCGCAATGAACTGGTTACCCCGTTTTCGGGCCGTGAGGTGAAGTGCGAGCAGCGTTACTACATTGCGACCCTGCCCAATCGCCAGTGTCCCAAGATCCAGGCGTTTATCGAGTGGGCGCAGCAAACGGCGCAAGAGACTGCATCGGCCTGA
- a CDS encoding hydrogen peroxide-inducible genes activator, translating to MQRWPSLKQLQYLVALDEHKNFNRAAKACHVSQSTLSTGIQTLEDMMNLQLVERDHKSFIMTPVGMEIVERARNLLSDARDLMELGLNQGGVMQGTVRLGCIPTIAPFLLSKLLKECSKAYPDLELLLREDTTSNLLKQLEQGQLDLLILALPIEIGGFHCKTVGQDPFHMVMPASMAAGLHTPFDYKELPNQSIFLLEREHCLTEHAVSACRLRDKSKINPFAATSLHTLVQMVEAGLGTTFLPQMAIDAGILDNSDLVAIPLPGEHPYREIGLVWRPSTTRVQTFYKLAELLKPLISPAS from the coding sequence ATGCAACGTTGGCCCAGCCTCAAACAGCTGCAATATCTGGTTGCTCTCGACGAGCACAAAAACTTCAATCGCGCCGCCAAGGCCTGTCATGTCAGTCAATCGACCCTGAGTACCGGGATCCAGACGCTGGAGGACATGATGAACCTGCAACTGGTGGAGCGTGACCACAAGAGCTTCATTATGACCCCGGTCGGCATGGAAATCGTCGAGCGAGCTCGCAATTTGCTCTCCGATGCGCGGGATCTGATGGAACTTGGCCTCAATCAGGGTGGGGTGATGCAGGGCACAGTGCGCCTCGGCTGCATCCCCACCATTGCCCCCTTCCTCCTGAGCAAGCTGCTCAAAGAGTGCAGCAAGGCCTATCCTGACCTCGAATTGTTGCTGCGGGAAGACACCACCAGCAATCTGCTCAAACAACTTGAGCAGGGGCAGCTCGATCTGCTGATCCTTGCCCTGCCCATCGAGATTGGCGGCTTTCACTGCAAGACGGTCGGTCAGGACCCCTTCCACATGGTGATGCCCGCCAGCATGGCGGCCGGTCTGCACACCCCGTTCGACTACAAGGAGCTGCCCAACCAGAGCATCTTCCTGCTGGAGCGGGAGCACTGCCTGACCGAGCATGCGGTGAGCGCCTGCCGACTGCGGGACAAGAGCAAGATCAACCCGTTCGCCGCCACCAGCCTGCACACCCTGGTGCAGATGGTGGAGGCGGGTCTTGGCACCACCTTCCTGCCCCAGATGGCCATCGATGCCGGTATTCTCGACAACTCCGATCTGGTGGCCATCCCGCTGCCCGGCGAACACCCCTATCGCGAGATCGGGCTGGTGTGGCGCCCCAGCACTACCCGGGTGCAGACCTTCTACAAGCTGGCCGAGCTGCTCAAACCGCTGATCAGCCCAGCCTCCTGA
- the cmoA gene encoding carboxy-S-adenosyl-L-methionine synthase CmoA: protein MHTKDQIFAAPIARLGDFCFDEQVVDVFPDMIQRSVPGYSNIISAIGMMAARYAQPESRLYDLGCSLGAATQAMRRHISQPGCRITAVDLSHPMIERARAHLSGFKSEVPVELVEADICDIEIENASVVVLNFTLQFVEPEKRAALIQRIHDGLRPGGILILSEKFRFEDEPVNELLIDLHLDFKRANGYSELEISQKRTALENVMRTDSLPVHQARLRDAGFVHQDLWFQCFNFGSMIAIKSSDAQP from the coding sequence ATGCATACCAAAGATCAAATATTTGCCGCCCCCATCGCCCGTTTGGGTGATTTCTGTTTTGACGAACAGGTCGTCGATGTCTTTCCCGACATGATCCAGCGCTCGGTGCCGGGTTACAGCAACATCATCTCAGCCATCGGCATGATGGCCGCCCGCTACGCCCAACCCGAGAGTCGACTCTATGACCTCGGCTGTTCGCTGGGCGCCGCCACTCAGGCGATGCGCCGCCATATCAGCCAGCCCGGTTGCCGCATCACGGCGGTGGATCTCTCCCACCCCATGATCGAGCGCGCCCGTGCCCACCTCTCCGGTTTCAAATCCGAGGTGCCGGTGGAGCTGGTGGAGGCGGATATCTGCGACATCGAGATTGAGAACGCCTCCGTCGTGGTGCTCAACTTCACCCTGCAGTTTGTCGAGCCCGAGAAACGGGCTGCCCTGATCCAGCGCATTCACGACGGTTTGCGCCCGGGCGGGATCCTGATCCTGAGCGAGAAGTTCCGCTTCGAGGACGAGCCGGTCAACGAGCTGCTCATCGACCTGCACCTCGACTTCAAGCGCGCCAACGGTTATAGCGAGCTGGAGATCAGCCAGAAGCGCACCGCCCTCGAGAACGTGATGCGCACCGACAGCTTGCCGGTGCATCAGGCGCGCCTGCGCGACGCCGGTTTCGTCCATCAGGATCTCTGGTTCCAGTGCTTCAACTTCGGCTCCATGATTGCCATCAAATCCAGCGACGCCCAGCCATGA
- a CDS encoding C40 family peptidase gives MYRPLLLILLTLLLAACSSTPEPPPAPRQSSAFDGFYQQWRGVPYRMGGTSRAGLDCSAFTQLAYNQVLGVNLPRTTESQANIGQPVDRYRLQHGDLVFFKTGWQQYHVGVYTGAGEFIHASTSKGVIRSRLDNVYWNSRYWQARRLTQ, from the coding sequence ATGTACCGTCCGTTGCTGCTCATCCTGCTGACCCTGCTGCTGGCCGCCTGTTCCAGTACGCCTGAGCCACCGCCGGCCCCGCGCCAGAGCAGCGCCTTCGACGGCTTCTATCAGCAGTGGCGAGGGGTGCCCTACCGGATGGGCGGCACCAGCCGCGCCGGGCTCGACTGCTCTGCCTTCACCCAGCTCGCCTACAACCAGGTGCTGGGGGTCAACCTGCCAAGAACCACCGAATCCCAGGCCAATATCGGCCAACCCGTCGATCGCTACCGGCTGCAGCACGGCGATCTGGTCTTCTTCAAGACCGGCTGGCAGCAGTATCACGTGGGTGTCTACACCGGTGCCGGGGAGTTTATCCACGCCTCCACCAGCAAGGGGGTGATCCGCTCGCGGCTCGACAATGTCTACTGGAACAGCCGCTACTGGCAGGCACGCCGCCTCACTCAATAA
- a CDS encoding peroxiredoxin C: protein MVLVGRPAPDFTAAAVLGNGEIVDTFTLSSHIKGKAAVVFFYPLDFTFVCPSELIAFDHRYEEFQKRGVEVIGVSIDSQFSHNAWRNTKVEDGGIGQVKYPLIADVKHEICKAYDVEHPEAGVAFRGSFLIDKNGVVRHQVVNDLPLGRNIDEMLRMVDALQFHEEHGEVCPAQWEKGKKGMQASPDGVAKYLSENADSL, encoded by the coding sequence ATGGTATTGGTAGGCCGTCCCGCACCCGATTTTACCGCTGCAGCTGTTCTGGGTAATGGTGAGATTGTTGACACTTTCACCCTGTCATCCCACATCAAAGGCAAAGCTGCCGTTGTCTTCTTCTATCCGCTCGATTTCACCTTCGTTTGCCCGTCCGAGCTGATTGCCTTCGACCACCGTTATGAAGAGTTCCAGAAGCGTGGCGTGGAAGTGATCGGTGTTTCCATCGATTCCCAGTTCTCCCACAACGCATGGCGCAACACCAAAGTGGAAGATGGTGGTATCGGTCAGGTCAAGTACCCGCTGATCGCCGACGTCAAGCACGAAATCTGCAAAGCCTACGACGTTGAGCATCCGGAAGCCGGTGTTGCTTTCCGTGGCTCCTTCCTGATCGACAAGAACGGTGTTGTTCGTCACCAGGTTGTCAACGATCTGCCGCTGGGCCGCAACATCGACGAAATGCTGCGCATGGTCGACGCCCTGCAGTTCCACGAAGAGCACGGCGAAGTGTGCCCGGCTCAGTGGGAAAAAGGCAAAAAAGGTATGCAAGCCTCTCCGGACGGCGTTGCCAAGTACCTGTCCGAGAACGCTGACTCCCTGTAA